The following proteins come from a genomic window of Paenibacillus sp. CAA11:
- a CDS encoding phosphotransferase enzyme family protein, translating into MTTDVLQQIVKSYGIRQPVITYLRHSENRTYRVEDLDGHKYLLRIHRPVKDSMAGLQHTYEGLLGELEMLEKLAAKSRQKIQSPLRQLNGNLIHVMEYEGKQLNSSMLTWLEGRDIQREDVASIEMAKKLGAQIAELHAFFRTYKSAGLQHRPSQDIAYNERMVHTVRQGIEKGLFAADDIDTIDETIQLINSRLHKLGITAETWGLIHGDLGVGNTIIDDTGEASFIDFGFFGTGYYLTDVAMGTFMFPSGHRDAFMESYYDYLGVQPYDLELIEGFMLVAIIGFYAFELGNEAFHDWMRERMPKLCADYCRPYLLGERIFYKF; encoded by the coding sequence ATGACGACTGATGTTCTTCAACAAATCGTAAAAAGCTACGGGATACGCCAGCCTGTTATTACTTACCTAAGACATAGTGAGAACCGGACGTATCGCGTAGAGGATTTGGATGGGCACAAATATCTATTGCGGATTCATCGTCCGGTAAAAGACAGCATGGCAGGTCTTCAGCATACCTATGAGGGGCTGCTGGGCGAACTTGAGATGTTGGAGAAGCTTGCCGCAAAGAGCCGTCAGAAGATACAGTCTCCCTTACGCCAGCTTAATGGAAATCTGATTCATGTAATGGAGTACGAAGGCAAGCAGCTGAACAGTTCGATGCTCACTTGGCTGGAAGGCCGGGATATTCAGCGGGAGGATGTTGCCAGCATCGAGATGGCTAAGAAGCTGGGAGCGCAGATTGCAGAGCTGCATGCCTTCTTCAGAACGTACAAGTCTGCTGGGCTGCAGCATCGCCCAAGCCAGGACATTGCATATAATGAGCGCATGGTTCACACCGTCAGACAGGGGATCGAGAAGGGTTTATTCGCTGCAGACGACATCGATACGATTGATGAGACGATACAGCTCATTAATTCCAGGCTTCACAAGCTTGGCATCACGGCGGAAACATGGGGACTTATTCATGGCGATCTGGGGGTGGGCAATACAATTATTGACGACACAGGGGAGGCAAGCTTCATTGACTTCGGCTTCTTCGGGACGGGCTACTATTTAACAGACGTAGCTATGGGGACGTTCATGTTCCCGTCTGGCCACAGGGACGCATTTATGGAGAGCTACTATGATTATTTGGGCGTGCAGCCTTATGACTTGGAGCTTATAGAAGGTTTCATGCTTGTTGCCATTATAGGCTTCTATGCCTTTGAGCTTGGGAACGAGGCTTTCCATGATTGGATGCGTGAGCGAATGCCAAAACTGTGTGCAGATTATTGCCGGCCCTACCTATTGGGAGAACGCATTTTTTACAAATTTTAA
- the putP gene encoding sodium/proline symporter PutP, with protein MSVQFGTYVTLGIYFIGMLLIGWYAYRKSTGDLEGYMLGGRGVGPVVTALSAGAADMSGWMLMGLPGSVLIAGISGMWIVVGLSIGAYLNYVYVAPRLRIYTKVARDSITIPDFFENRFRDRSRLLKLISAAVIFVFFTFYTSSGMVSGGRFFESAFGMDYRFGLFLVTFIVIAYTLFGGYLAVSLTDSVQGLIMFAALVTIPAVAIYNLGGFKHTFDIIHSVDPAHFNILKGVKVLGIISLLAWGLGYFGQPHILVRFMSITSARELKTARRIGISWMVIGLIGASMIGLVGFAYIHANHLKLDDPETIFVLFSNILFNPYVTGILLAALLAAIMSTISSQLLVTASAVTEDFYRAFLRREASDKELVRVGRLSVLGIALIALAMSYSPNDTILNLVGYAWAGFGSSFGPAILLSLFWKRMNGWGAIAGIVIGAVTVILWVLLGLSGTLYEMIPAFAASLIAIVVVSLLTSKPNAEIISEFEQTKREHLEMV; from the coding sequence TTGAGTGTACAGTTTGGCACTTATGTAACTCTAGGAATTTACTTCATAGGAATGCTGCTGATCGGCTGGTACGCCTACCGTAAGTCGACCGGCGATCTGGAAGGGTATATGCTTGGGGGCAGAGGAGTAGGACCAGTAGTAACGGCGTTATCGGCCGGGGCTGCCGATATGAGCGGCTGGATGCTCATGGGCCTGCCGGGTTCGGTGCTTATTGCCGGTATATCGGGAATGTGGATTGTCGTAGGCCTTAGTATTGGAGCTTATCTAAACTATGTTTATGTCGCCCCGCGTCTCAGAATCTATACCAAGGTAGCCCGCGACTCAATAACGATTCCAGATTTTTTTGAGAATCGCTTTAGAGATCGGTCTCGTCTTCTGAAGCTGATCTCAGCTGCTGTTATTTTTGTTTTCTTTACATTCTATACGTCTTCAGGCATGGTATCTGGCGGGCGGTTCTTTGAATCGGCATTTGGGATGGATTACAGATTCGGGCTGTTTTTGGTTACCTTCATTGTCATTGCTTATACGCTATTTGGCGGTTATTTGGCAGTGAGCTTAACAGATTCTGTACAGGGTCTAATTATGTTTGCTGCACTCGTTACCATTCCAGCAGTTGCGATCTACAACCTGGGCGGCTTTAAACACACTTTCGATATCATTCATAGTGTGGACCCGGCCCATTTTAATATTCTGAAAGGTGTAAAAGTGCTGGGTATTATTTCTCTGCTGGCATGGGGCCTCGGTTACTTTGGACAGCCGCATATTCTGGTGCGCTTTATGTCTATCACATCAGCTCGGGAACTCAAGACGGCCCGGCGGATTGGGATCAGCTGGATGGTGATCGGATTGATCGGAGCTTCCATGATTGGCTTAGTAGGGTTTGCCTATATCCATGCGAACCATCTGAAGCTGGATGATCCGGAGACGATCTTTGTATTGTTCTCAAATATCCTCTTCAATCCTTATGTAACGGGTATTCTGCTCGCTGCGCTGCTCGCGGCCATTATGAGCACCATTTCCTCCCAGCTGCTCGTGACAGCAAGCGCCGTGACAGAGGACTTCTACCGTGCCTTCTTGCGCCGTGAGGCTTCCGACAAAGAGCTGGTGCGGGTCGGCCGTCTATCCGTGCTCGGTATTGCCTTGATTGCTCTTGCCATGTCTTATTCCCCGAATGACACCATACTTAATCTGGTCGGATATGCCTGGGCGGGGTTTGGATCTTCATTTGGACCTGCAATTCTGCTTAGTCTGTTCTGGAAACGGATGAATGGTTGGGGGGCAATTGCCGGTATTGTGATCGGTGCAGTGACCGTCATTTTGTGGGTTCTACTTGGGCTATCCGGTACGCTGTATGAGATGATTCCGGCATTTGCGGCCAGCTTGATTGCCATCGTGGTCGTCAGCTTGCTCACCTCTAAACCCAACGCGGAAATCATCAGCGAATTTGAACAAACAAAGCGGGAACATCTTGAGATGGTATAA
- a CDS encoding 2-isopropylmalate synthase, which yields MFDHRKYQKQYYLPPVMTYDWVKKDSIEQAPIWCSVDLRDGNQALAAPMDLSEKLKMFELLVEIGFKEIEVAFPAASDTEFQFLRTIIENHMIPEDVTIQVITQAREHIIRRTFEALEGVPKAIVHLYNSTSEAQRRQVFQKSKEEIKQLAIDGAIWVQKYAQKTKGDFYFQYSPESFPGTEVEYALEICNEVLEVWQPTPDHKVIINIPTTVENAMPHIFAGQIEYIHKHLQYRDSVVLSIHPHNDRGCGVSDAEFGVMAGADRVEGTLFGNGERTGNVDLITVAMNLYSHGVDPKLKLGNMPKICETYEQLTKMKVHERQPYSGALVFTAFSGSHQDAIAKGMKYREAAQSEFWDVPYLPIDPADVGRNYETEVIRINSQSGKGGIGYVLQHHYGIKLPYSMNEEMGYLVKEESDHKHKELSSQEIYQVFERSYLEFRPVLNVADFRFTREEEITADVTVEYQGKQQQISGRGKGRLDSVSNALKHELGLEFVLEDYEEHSLGKDSSAKAIAYVGIKHQDNYYWGAGTDEDIIRASVFALTVAINRMIEHKGRAIR from the coding sequence ATGTTTGACCATCGAAAATATCAGAAGCAGTATTATCTTCCGCCAGTTATGACCTATGATTGGGTGAAGAAGGACAGTATCGAGCAGGCGCCTATTTGGTGCAGTGTAGATCTTAGAGATGGAAATCAGGCCCTTGCCGCACCTATGGATCTGAGTGAGAAGCTTAAGATGTTTGAGCTCCTTGTAGAGATTGGATTTAAGGAGATCGAGGTAGCTTTTCCAGCTGCATCGGATACAGAGTTTCAATTCCTGCGGACCATCATAGAGAATCACATGATTCCGGAAGATGTAACGATTCAGGTGATTACGCAGGCTAGGGAGCATATTATCCGGCGTACGTTCGAAGCCCTTGAAGGCGTACCTAAAGCGATAGTGCATCTTTATAACTCCACCTCAGAGGCACAGCGCAGACAGGTATTCCAGAAATCCAAGGAGGAAATAAAACAGCTTGCCATTGATGGGGCCATTTGGGTTCAGAAGTATGCTCAGAAGACCAAAGGAGATTTCTATTTCCAATATAGTCCGGAAAGCTTCCCTGGAACTGAAGTTGAGTATGCCCTTGAAATTTGCAATGAGGTTCTAGAGGTGTGGCAGCCGACCCCAGACCATAAGGTGATCATAAATATTCCGACGACCGTTGAAAATGCTATGCCGCATATTTTTGCAGGTCAAATTGAGTATATTCACAAGCACTTGCAGTACAGAGACAGTGTCGTCCTATCGATTCATCCTCATAACGACCGAGGCTGCGGTGTCTCCGATGCTGAATTTGGAGTGATGGCCGGTGCCGACCGGGTGGAGGGGACTTTGTTTGGCAATGGAGAACGAACGGGGAACGTTGATCTGATTACGGTAGCTATGAATTTGTATTCTCATGGCGTAGATCCTAAGCTCAAGCTCGGCAATATGCCGAAGATTTGTGAGACTTATGAGCAATTGACTAAGATGAAGGTACATGAGCGTCAGCCATACTCTGGCGCACTGGTATTCACTGCTTTCTCGGGTTCACATCAGGACGCGATAGCCAAGGGGATGAAGTATAGAGAAGCAGCCCAGAGTGAGTTCTGGGATGTTCCCTATCTTCCGATCGATCCTGCTGATGTGGGGCGCAATTATGAAACAGAAGTTATTCGGATCAACAGCCAATCCGGCAAGGGCGGAATTGGTTATGTGCTGCAGCACCATTATGGCATTAAGCTGCCTTACAGCATGAATGAGGAAATGGGCTATCTGGTGAAAGAGGAATCAGACCATAAGCATAAGGAGCTCTCCTCGCAGGAAATCTATCAAGTGTTTGAGAGATCTTATCTTGAATTTAGACCGGTGCTTAATGTTGCGGATTTTAGATTTACACGGGAGGAAGAGATCACGGCAGACGTCACCGTGGAATACCAAGGCAAGCAGCAGCAGATCAGCGGGCGGGGGAAAGGACGACTGGATTCCGTCAGCAATGCCCTAAAACATGAGCTCGGCCTGGAGTTTGTTCTGGAAGACTATGAGGAGCATTCACTCGGGAAGGATTCTTCTGCCAAAGCAATAGCCTATGTAGGAATCAAACATCAGGACAACTATTACTGGGGGGCCGGAACAGATGAAGATATTATCCGCGCCTCGGTCTTTGCACTGACGGTGGCAATCAACAGAATGATAGAACATAAGGGGAGAGCCATTCGTTAA
- a CDS encoding bifunctional cytochrome P450/NADPH--P450 reductase, whose protein sequence is MAKNHEFIPQPKTYGMLGNIPLIDKDSPSLSLGELAREYGPIFRFERVGGESTIIITGHKLMAEVADETRFDKSIEGPLSKVRAFTGDGLFTSRTDEPNWRRAHNLLLPAFSQQAMKGYHSMMVDIALQLVQKWARLNSDDVINVPEDMTRLTLDTIGLCAFNYRFNSFYREQANPFIQSMVRALDEAMHQGSRLPIQNKLMVSKRRQFQHDIKSMFALADKLISDRREKGDQGETDLLARMLSVKNPETGETLDSENIRYQMITFLIAGHETTSGLLSFAIYFLLKHPEVLAKAVQEADEVITGDAPTYKEVTQLKYIRTVLNESLRLWPTAPGFSLYAKEDTVIGGKYEIKKGEQISIVLPELHRDKEAWGEDAEEFKPERFAEPGKIPAHAYKPFGNGQRACIGMQFALHEANLVLGMILKHFELLPNGDYQLKIKQTLTLKPDNFTIRVKLRSPQMPAGAETVLNADPKIDNKPARIQEPESKGSLLGINNRPLVVLYGSNMGTAQGVARSLADTASLHGVRSEVAALNDRVGKLPKEGALLIVASSYNGKPTTNAAEFIQWLDNLGAGELEGVTYSVFGCGDRNWTSTYQDVPRYIDEKLEQKGAKRFSPRGEGDASSDFEKQLEDWQSTMWADAIAEFGLTFNPSAEREKAALNIQFVSSAAGTPLAETYEAVHAAVLANNELQLEGSERSTRHIELRLPEEVSYQEGDHLGVLPKNSEAIVKRVLHRFQLSGNDHIVLTASGLSARHLPLGHPVRLFDLLSASVELQEPASRAQLRELASYTVCPPHKKELEAMLLEENYKREILDKRITMLDLLERYAACELPFERFLELLPPLRPRYYSISSSPKIDASQLSITVAVVQGPARSGQGTFKGVTSNYLAGLKPGEEVMVFVRTPESGFQLPEDPEVPIIMVGPGTGVAPFRGFLQARHVLKQQGRSLGKAHLYFGCRNDQDFIYRKELNDYQEQGLVTLHTAFSRGKGLPKVYVQHLMEQDAEQIIRVLDQGGRLYICGDGSAMAPDVEATLRRAYSSVHGADEQAAREWLNRLQANGYYAKDVWAGI, encoded by the coding sequence ATGGCGAAAAATCATGAATTCATTCCACAGCCGAAGACATACGGAATGCTTGGTAACATTCCTTTGATAGATAAGGATTCACCTTCATTATCCCTAGGGGAGCTTGCTAGAGAGTATGGTCCCATCTTCCGGTTTGAAAGGGTCGGAGGCGAATCCACGATTATCATTACCGGTCACAAACTGATGGCAGAGGTGGCGGATGAAACGCGGTTTGACAAGAGTATTGAGGGACCGCTGAGCAAGGTGCGCGCTTTTACCGGTGACGGGCTATTCACGAGCAGAACGGATGAGCCCAACTGGAGAAGGGCTCATAATCTTCTGCTCCCTGCATTTAGCCAGCAGGCCATGAAAGGCTACCATTCCATGATGGTTGATATTGCCCTGCAGCTGGTACAGAAATGGGCGAGATTGAATTCGGACGATGTAATCAACGTGCCGGAAGATATGACTAGGCTAACCTTGGATACCATTGGCTTATGCGCATTTAACTACAGGTTTAACAGCTTTTACCGGGAACAGGCAAACCCCTTCATACAGAGTATGGTCAGAGCGTTGGATGAAGCCATGCACCAAGGAAGCCGTCTGCCTATTCAAAACAAGCTGATGGTCTCCAAACGCCGTCAATTCCAGCATGATATCAAGTCGATGTTTGCCTTGGCGGATAAACTGATTTCGGACCGGAGAGAGAAGGGGGATCAGGGGGAGACCGACCTGCTCGCCAGGATGCTGAGCGTCAAGAATCCGGAAACGGGTGAAACACTGGACAGCGAGAATATCAGGTATCAGATGATCACTTTCCTGATCGCCGGTCATGAAACAACAAGCGGCTTGTTATCCTTTGCTATATACTTCTTGCTAAAGCATCCGGAGGTGTTGGCCAAGGCGGTTCAGGAGGCTGATGAAGTCATAACAGGTGATGCTCCTACTTATAAAGAGGTAACCCAGCTTAAATATATACGTACAGTGCTTAATGAATCGCTTCGTTTATGGCCGACAGCTCCAGGCTTCTCCCTATATGCGAAAGAGGATACGGTGATAGGCGGCAAATACGAGATCAAGAAAGGGGAGCAGATCAGCATCGTTCTGCCTGAGCTTCATCGGGATAAGGAAGCTTGGGGAGAGGATGCTGAGGAGTTCAAGCCTGAGCGTTTTGCAGAGCCTGGTAAAATTCCTGCCCATGCGTATAAGCCTTTTGGCAACGGCCAGAGAGCCTGCATCGGGATGCAGTTCGCACTGCATGAAGCGAACCTTGTGTTAGGCATGATTTTGAAGCATTTTGAGCTGCTTCCGAATGGTGATTATCAGCTTAAAATCAAACAAACTTTGACTTTGAAGCCGGATAACTTCACGATCCGTGTCAAGCTTCGCAGTCCTCAGATGCCTGCTGGAGCAGAGACTGTTCTAAATGCCGATCCTAAGATAGACAATAAGCCTGCTAGGATACAAGAACCTGAGTCGAAGGGTAGTCTCCTAGGTATAAACAATAGGCCGCTTGTGGTGCTGTATGGCTCCAACATGGGAACTGCGCAGGGAGTAGCCCGTTCCTTGGCCGATACGGCAAGTCTGCATGGCGTCAGAAGCGAGGTCGCGGCACTGAATGACCGAGTCGGCAAATTGCCGAAGGAAGGGGCTCTATTGATCGTGGCTTCCTCTTACAATGGCAAGCCGACGACAAATGCTGCTGAGTTCATTCAATGGCTGGACAATTTGGGCGCTGGAGAGCTTGAGGGAGTTACTTACTCGGTATTTGGCTGCGGTGACCGCAACTGGACAAGCACTTATCAGGATGTGCCAAGGTACATTGACGAGAAGCTGGAACAGAAGGGAGCCAAGCGATTCTCACCGCGCGGAGAGGGAGACGCAAGCTCGGATTTCGAGAAGCAGCTTGAGGATTGGCAGTCTACGATGTGGGCTGACGCTATTGCCGAATTCGGGCTAACCTTCAATCCCAGTGCGGAGAGAGAGAAGGCCGCGCTTAACATTCAATTTGTGAGCAGTGCGGCCGGAACTCCTTTAGCCGAAACGTATGAAGCCGTTCATGCGGCAGTGCTTGCGAATAACGAGCTGCAGCTGGAAGGGAGTGAGCGAAGCACCCGCCATATCGAACTGAGGCTGCCTGAGGAGGTGTCTTATCAGGAAGGAGATCACCTCGGGGTGCTTCCTAAGAATTCGGAGGCTATCGTCAAGCGGGTTCTGCACAGGTTCCAGCTGAGCGGTAATGATCATATTGTGCTGACTGCCAGCGGGCTTAGTGCAAGGCATCTGCCACTAGGTCATCCAGTGCGGCTGTTTGATCTGCTCAGCGCAAGTGTAGAGCTGCAGGAGCCGGCGAGCCGAGCTCAGCTTCGGGAGCTGGCTTCATATACTGTCTGTCCTCCTCATAAGAAAGAACTTGAAGCTATGTTGCTTGAGGAGAACTACAAGCGCGAAATTCTGGACAAGAGAATCACGATGCTTGATCTTCTTGAGAGATATGCAGCTTGTGAGCTGCCATTCGAACGATTTCTGGAGCTGCTTCCTCCGCTAAGACCGAGATACTACTCGATCTCAAGTTCTCCTAAGATTGATGCGAGCCAGCTAAGCATCACTGTAGCCGTTGTACAAGGACCTGCACGAAGCGGGCAGGGGACTTTTAAAGGAGTAACATCGAATTATTTGGCTGGCCTTAAGCCGGGAGAGGAAGTCATGGTTTTTGTCCGAACCCCGGAGTCTGGCTTCCAATTGCCGGAGGACCCCGAAGTGCCAATCATCATGGTAGGGCCAGGCACAGGAGTTGCTCCTTTCCGCGGCTTCCTGCAGGCAAGACATGTACTGAAGCAGCAGGGGCGGTCTTTAGGGAAAGCCCATTTGTATTTTGGATGCAGAAACGACCAAGATTTTATTTACCGGAAAGAGCTGAATGACTATCAGGAGCAAGGGCTTGTCACCCTTCACACCGCATTTTCCAGGGGGAAGGGGCTACCGAAAGTCTATGTACAGCATTTAATGGAACAGGATGCGGAGCAGATTATTCGTGTTTTAGATCAGGGAGGAAGATTATACATCTGCGGAGATGGCAGCGCCATGGCCCCGGATGTGGAAGCAACGCTGCGCCGTGCCTATAGTTCTGTCCATGGAGCTGATGAACAAGCTGCACGAGAGTGGCTCAACAGACTGCAAGCAAACGGTTACTATGCCAAGGATGTTTGGGCAGGAATCTAA
- a CDS encoding RNA polymerase sigma factor has protein sequence MQDEQYWINCCRNGDQNAFYMLVEPLLNKVYSASVAILRSTHQAEDAVQNAMLEAYAAIMKGKEIRNFTSWFKQLVAMRAIDLARKQTRQQQLTENWGCMEPVDEEEQPAEALLRKEEEAILLKQVMSLDFNHRSVILLYYYQDMSIEEIADVLNIKKGTVKSRLHHARLKLLKLNQANPNKKVILHA, from the coding sequence ATGCAAGATGAACAATACTGGATCAATTGCTGCCGTAACGGCGACCAAAATGCGTTTTATATGCTGGTTGAGCCCCTGCTGAACAAGGTTTACAGTGCCTCTGTTGCGATTCTGCGCTCTACTCACCAAGCGGAAGATGCTGTCCAGAATGCAATGCTTGAGGCATATGCTGCCATTATGAAGGGTAAGGAAATTCGGAATTTTACCAGCTGGTTCAAGCAGCTAGTTGCCATGAGGGCTATAGATTTAGCCAGGAAACAGACCAGACAACAGCAGCTGACAGAGAATTGGGGATGCATGGAACCGGTTGATGAAGAGGAGCAGCCCGCTGAAGCTTTGCTCAGGAAGGAAGAAGAAGCCATACTTCTGAAGCAAGTGATGTCGCTGGATTTCAACCATAGATCGGTGATCCTGCTCTACTATTATCAGGACATGTCCATTGAAGAAATTGCTGATGTGTTGAACATCAAAAAGGGAACTGTTAAATCAAGACTCCATCACGCCCGTCTAAAGCTGTTAAAGCTTAACCAAGCTAATCCAAATAAGAAGGTGATTCTACATGCTTAA
- a CDS encoding undecaprenyl-diphosphatase, which translates to MTLTDLDYQIFHFINEQAGLHPMWNSIMRFLAEDAQYLLALGLVLYWFTRRPNYRRAVVQSVIAVCIGLGISFVIGHLVSRDRPFVAHEVIQLISHAANASFPSDHANFTFALAVTFALNRLKFRSLWLLLAALISISRVYTGVHYPSDILAGALLGTGCAVIVHSLLAHNRTANRAVEGAIALYERIERKIWRGSAASQNSK; encoded by the coding sequence ATGACTTTAACCGATTTAGACTATCAGATTTTCCACTTCATTAACGAACAGGCAGGACTACATCCTATGTGGAACAGCATCATGCGTTTTCTGGCCGAGGATGCGCAGTATCTTCTCGCACTCGGCCTGGTTCTCTACTGGTTCACCCGGCGCCCTAACTATCGGCGGGCGGTTGTGCAGTCCGTGATCGCTGTCTGTATCGGGCTCGGCATTAGCTTCGTCATCGGACACCTCGTGTCCCGTGATCGTCCTTTTGTTGCGCACGAGGTTATCCAGCTGATTAGCCACGCTGCTAACGCATCTTTTCCTAGTGACCATGCCAACTTTACATTTGCTCTAGCAGTTACCTTTGCCTTAAATAGACTTAAGTTTCGTAGTTTATGGCTGCTGCTTGCAGCACTGATCTCCATTTCTAGAGTCTATACGGGCGTTCACTATCCTTCCGATATATTGGCGGGAGCCTTGCTGGGTACCGGCTGCGCTGTTATTGTACACAGCCTGCTTGCGCATAATCGAACTGCAAATAGAGCTGTCGAAGGGGCTATCGCCCTATACGAAAGAATTGAACGCAAAATCTGGAGAGGCTCGGCAGCCTCCCAGAATTCTAAATAA
- a CDS encoding starch-binding protein → MKRKVRQLWSLVLFAALLLQSWGFTAEAQTSTDITQLESQSIHPSQASNYGLPLNTKDGLIFHAWNWSFESIMNHLPALAEAGFKSVQTSPIQGTKESSTEGSKWWVLYQPVNFKIGNSQLGTREQFKRMCEEAEKYGISIIVDVVANHTGNAGGGNLTYTPAANVDPAIKNNSSFWHEARGVENWNDRWQVTQWGVGLPDLNTSNQQLQDMIISFMNDAINLGADGFRFDTAKHIELPNDPGGSNFWPRVLGGLSNKASLFNYGEVLQGGADNFAGYTSYLNVTASNYGHSVRNAVGYQSSKNVEAAKFFNASGVSPSKLVTWVESHDDYANDNNVSTAMNEWQIKMGWAIIASRAETTSLFFNRPVGNGKFAGKLGDPGNSLWKDPDIAAVNKFHNAMTGEGEYLRTQGNETLLVERGTKGMAIINLGGITQINSETKLADGIYENRASSGGTFTVSKGRITGSLGGGQIAVLYKTGGQTPTVSIDVPEGEFNTDSLKVKMTYANADSAVYSLNDGPETAFRSGDTITLGTGAPIGSTFVLKITALSAAGQTVKTYTFKKEDPSSSLIVHFYKPSGWGTPNIYYYDDTASPIKEGAPWPGTAMRGEGNGWYVLQIPTWKIAKVMFNSGSNQIPGPQMPGFEVSGEKWIKDGQVFSSNPESNPVHLLMDQEEQLFYTETPGVYRIN, encoded by the coding sequence ATGAAGAGAAAAGTCAGACAGTTATGGAGTCTCGTTCTGTTTGCGGCATTGCTGTTGCAGTCCTGGGGCTTTACGGCAGAGGCTCAGACAAGTACGGATATCACACAGCTCGAAAGTCAGAGTATACATCCGTCCCAAGCATCTAACTATGGGCTTCCGCTTAACACCAAAGACGGTCTTATCTTTCACGCATGGAACTGGTCATTTGAGAGCATCATGAACCATCTTCCAGCCCTTGCAGAAGCCGGATTTAAATCGGTGCAGACATCTCCAATTCAGGGCACAAAAGAGAGTTCAACAGAAGGCAGCAAGTGGTGGGTATTATACCAGCCTGTTAACTTCAAGATAGGCAACAGCCAGCTCGGTACTCGGGAGCAATTCAAGAGAATGTGTGAAGAAGCAGAGAAGTATGGCATTAGCATTATTGTTGATGTAGTCGCTAACCACACAGGAAATGCAGGCGGTGGAAATCTAACCTATACTCCGGCTGCAAATGTTGATCCTGCCATCAAGAATAACAGCAGCTTTTGGCATGAAGCAAGAGGAGTTGAGAATTGGAATGACAGATGGCAGGTCACCCAATGGGGGGTCGGACTGCCTGACCTTAATACGTCTAACCAGCAATTGCAGGATATGATCATCTCTTTCATGAATGACGCCATTAATCTGGGCGCCGACGGATTTAGGTTTGATACGGCGAAGCATATTGAGCTGCCTAATGATCCGGGTGGTTCAAATTTCTGGCCAAGAGTATTAGGCGGTCTCTCTAACAAAGCAAGTCTGTTTAATTACGGTGAAGTGCTTCAGGGCGGAGCTGATAACTTTGCGGGTTATACTAGCTATCTTAACGTGACTGCCTCCAACTATGGTCATAGTGTGCGAAATGCGGTCGGCTATCAAAGCAGTAAAAATGTCGAGGCCGCTAAGTTTTTCAACGCCAGTGGGGTTAGCCCTTCAAAACTGGTGACATGGGTTGAATCCCATGACGACTATGCGAATGATAACAATGTTTCTACAGCTATGAATGAATGGCAGATCAAGATGGGTTGGGCGATCATTGCCTCTCGGGCAGAAACTACGTCGCTCTTTTTTAACAGACCTGTCGGGAATGGTAAATTTGCTGGGAAGCTTGGGGACCCTGGGAATTCCCTGTGGAAAGATCCTGACATTGCAGCCGTGAACAAATTCCATAACGCAATGACCGGAGAAGGGGAGTACCTTAGAACCCAAGGAAATGAGACCCTCTTGGTGGAACGCGGCACCAAAGGTATGGCCATCATTAACCTGGGCGGCATTACTCAAATCAACTCAGAGACCAAACTTGCGGATGGCATCTATGAGAATCGGGCCAGCAGCGGCGGTACGTTCACCGTATCTAAAGGCAGAATTACAGGCAGCCTTGGAGGCGGCCAAATTGCAGTTCTCTACAAAACAGGGGGACAAACTCCAACCGTATCCATTGATGTGCCTGAAGGCGAATTCAATACAGATTCCCTTAAAGTTAAAATGACATATGCCAATGCCGATTCTGCAGTTTATTCACTGAATGACGGGCCGGAAACCGCTTTTCGTTCAGGAGACACAATTACGCTTGGAACAGGGGCACCTATAGGTTCTACCTTTGTTCTTAAGATTACTGCTTTGAGTGCGGCAGGCCAGACTGTGAAAACATACACCTTTAAGAAAGAGGACCCGAGTTCATCGCTGATCGTTCACTTCTATAAGCCTTCCGGGTGGGGGACACCGAATATCTATTATTACGATGACACTGCGAGTCCTATCAAAGAAGGAGCTCCCTGGCCGGGAACTGCAATGAGAGGTGAAGGAAACGGCTGGTATGTGTTGCAGATTCCGACATGGAAGATAGCCAAAGTTATGTTCAACTCAGGCAGCAATCAAATCCCCGGACCTCAAATGCCAGGTTTTGAAGTGAGCGGGGAGAAGTGGATTAAGGATGGCCAAGTATTCTCTAGCAACCCTGAATCTAATCCTGTTCATCTCCTCATGGACCAAGAAGAGCAGCTATTCTATACGGAGACACCGGGTGTATATAGAATCAACTAA